The proteins below are encoded in one region of Streptomyces roseirectus:
- a CDS encoding beta-N-acetylhexosaminidase, translating into MSRHRRGRRESGGRGAGGRRGAVVAGAFVVTVGLGVGIGVWASTSGSSGSSGASSGSSTGASASGETRSTPGTSPSTRPPSSYPLSTAPRTVPAVTSHTPARGPGWRPAAGYRVVVDDSRLADEGRLIAGELGIAYGGEAADARAGDVRLELGEDGPAESYSMTVSGGRVIVSGASEAGVFYGTRTLKQEVRGSGGAPEGVVRDAPAKPVRGFMLDIARKNFSAAWIEDRVRELGDLKFNQLGLHFSDDQGFRIASDTHPEVVSKVHLTKAEVRSIVSLAASRHIEIVPEIDSPGHLGAVLAAHPELRLRNVNGVPTKGAIDISKAASARIVDELLGEYAELFPGSDWHLGGDEYQALTVPNPGALYPQLATAARDEYGAGAGVADLATGWLNDRAKAVAGRTVRAWNDGFYQGTSVQADQGIQVAYWTGKEIGARKPVEYLAAGRQVVNYNDEFLYYVLGEPNTFVYPTGQRIYERWNPRVLRGTTEVPATYDSQILGGVFAVWCDLSNSQTQAQVAAGIRMPLRATAQKLWDARQPKLSWARFRELAGRVS; encoded by the coding sequence GTGAGCAGGCACAGGCGCGGCAGGCGCGAGAGCGGTGGGCGCGGGGCCGGCGGACGGCGGGGCGCGGTCGTCGCCGGGGCGTTCGTGGTGACGGTCGGGCTCGGGGTGGGGATCGGGGTGTGGGCCTCGACGTCCGGGTCCTCGGGGTCGTCCGGGGCGTCCTCGGGGTCGTCGACGGGGGCTTCGGCGTCCGGGGAGACCCGTAGTACCCCTGGTACCTCGCCCAGTACGCGGCCCCCGTCCTCCTACCCCCTGTCCACCGCGCCCCGCACCGTCCCCGCCGTCACCTCGCACACCCCGGCGCGGGGGCCCGGCTGGCGGCCCGCCGCCGGGTACCGGGTCGTCGTCGACGACTCCCGGCTCGCCGACGAAGGACGGCTGATCGCCGGGGAGTTGGGGATCGCGTACGGGGGCGAGGCCGCCGACGCGCGCGCCGGTGACGTACGTCTCGAACTCGGTGAGGACGGGCCCGCCGAGTCGTACAGCATGACGGTGAGCGGGGGGAGGGTGATCGTCAGCGGGGCGTCCGAGGCGGGGGTGTTCTACGGGACGCGGACGCTGAAGCAGGAGGTGCGCGGCAGCGGGGGCGCGCCGGAGGGGGTCGTACGGGACGCGCCCGCCAAGCCCGTCCGCGGGTTCATGCTCGACATCGCGCGCAAGAACTTCAGCGCCGCCTGGATCGAGGACCGGGTGCGGGAACTGGGCGATCTGAAGTTCAATCAGCTCGGGCTGCATTTCTCCGACGACCAGGGTTTCCGGATCGCCTCCGACACGCATCCGGAGGTCGTCTCCAAGGTTCATCTCACCAAGGCCGAGGTGCGGTCGATCGTCTCGCTCGCGGCGTCCCGGCACATCGAGATCGTGCCGGAGATCGATTCGCCGGGGCATCTCGGGGCCGTCCTCGCCGCGCATCCGGAATTGCGGCTGCGCAATGTGAACGGGGTGCCCACGAAAGGCGCCATCGACATCTCCAAGGCGGCCTCCGCGCGGATCGTCGACGAACTCCTCGGTGAATACGCCGAGTTGTTCCCCGGGTCCGACTGGCATCTCGGCGGCGACGAGTACCAGGCGCTCACGGTGCCGAATCCCGGCGCCCTCTATCCGCAGCTCGCCACCGCCGCGCGCGACGAGTACGGCGCCGGCGCGGGCGTCGCCGATCTCGCCACCGGGTGGCTCAACGACCGTGCGAAGGCGGTCGCCGGGCGGACCGTGCGGGCCTGGAACGACGGGTTCTACCAGGGGACGAGCGTCCAGGCGGACCAGGGGATCCAGGTCGCCTACTGGACCGGCAAGGAGATCGGGGCGCGCAAACCGGTCGAATATCTCGCCGCCGGGCGGCAAGTCGTCAACTACAACGACGAGTTCCTTTACTACGTGCTCGGGGAGCCGAACACCTTCGTCTATCCGACGGGGCAGCGGATCTATGAGCGGTGGAATCCCCGGGTGCTGCGGGGGACCACCGAGGTTCCCGCCACTTACGACTCGCAGATTCTCGGCGGGGTTTTCGCCGTCTGGTGCGATCTGTCGAACTCGCAGACCCAGGCTCAGGTCGCCGCGGGGATTCGGATGCCGCTTCGGGCGACTGCCCAGAAACTGTGGGACGCGCGGCAGCCGAAGCTTTCCTGGGCGCGGTTCCGGGAGTTGGCCGGGCGGGTGAGCTGA
- a CDS encoding succinate dehydrogenase hydrophobic membrane anchor subunit, with protein sequence MATTETTASGIGPVEGGSLYDVDNPAPYIEAPRKRTKKTPKSTRGNFELAAWLFMRLSGVVLVVLVIGHLLIQLVLDGGVSKIGFAFVAGRWASPFWQVWDLLMLWLAMLHGANGLRTVINDYAERANTRLWLKGLLYTATVFTILLGTLVIFTFDPNIR encoded by the coding sequence ATGGCCACCACCGAAACCACCGCGTCCGGCATCGGCCCCGTCGAGGGCGGTTCGCTGTACGACGTCGACAACCCGGCCCCGTACATCGAGGCCCCGCGCAAGCGCACGAAGAAGACCCCGAAGTCGACGAGGGGCAACTTCGAGCTGGCGGCGTGGCTGTTCATGCGCCTGTCCGGCGTCGTCCTGGTCGTCCTGGTCATCGGGCACCTGCTGATCCAGCTCGTGCTGGACGGCGGCGTCTCGAAGATCGGCTTCGCGTTCGTCGCGGGCCGCTGGGCCAGCCCCTTCTGGCAGGTCTGGGACCTGCTGATGCTGTGGCTGGCGATGCTGCACGGCGCGAACGGCCTGCGTACGGTCATCAACGACTACGCGGAGCGCGCGAACACCCGGCTGTGGCTCAAGGGCCTGCTCTACACCGCCACGGTGTTCACCATCCTGCTGGGCACGCTGGTGATCTTCACCTTCGACCCGAACATCCGCTAG
- the sdhC gene encoding succinate dehydrogenase, cytochrome b556 subunit, translating into MPAGTLYRGREGMWSWVAHRVTGVLIFFFLFVHVLDTALVRVSPEDYDKVVATYKTPIVACLEYGLVAAILFHALNGLRVIAVDFWSKGPRYQKQMLWTVVGLWVVLMIGAIYPVLGHAARELFGK; encoded by the coding sequence GTGCCGGCTGGAACGCTGTACCGCGGCCGGGAAGGAATGTGGTCCTGGGTGGCTCACCGAGTCACCGGCGTCCTCATCTTCTTCTTCCTGTTCGTTCACGTGCTGGACACCGCTCTCGTCCGTGTCTCCCCCGAGGACTACGACAAGGTCGTAGCCACGTACAAGACCCCGATCGTCGCGTGCCTGGAGTACGGCCTCGTCGCCGCCATCCTCTTCCACGCGCTCAACGGCCTGCGCGTCATCGCCGTCGACTTCTGGTCCAAGGGCCCGCGCTACCAGAAGCAGATGCTCTGGACGGTCGTCGGCCTGTGGGTCGTGCTGATGATCGGCGCGATCTACCCCGTCCTCGGCCACGCGGCCCGCGAACTCTTCGGGAAGTGA
- a CDS encoding 2-oxo-4-hydroxy-4-carboxy-5-ureidoimidazoline decarboxylase: MTRGSPLPAHRVAIPALPEQPTPTYTRLTAFNAASPAEAYALLLTCLHSETWAARVATHRPYPTLEALLAAGDEAAYDLTRGDLAEALAAEKMPQLPPETYVAAHMALSAAHAAYESKFGHSFVIAAETIDHTLEAIRSRLLNDPEDERVLAADELRKLAKQRLSSAVRGAGNCATSHNGAAPGT; this comes from the coding sequence GTGACACGAGGATCACCGCTGCCCGCCCATCGCGTGGCCATACCGGCCCTACCCGAACAACCCACACCTACGTACACGCGCCTCACCGCGTTCAACGCCGCGTCCCCGGCAGAGGCGTACGCCCTCCTCCTCACCTGCCTCCACAGCGAAACCTGGGCAGCGAGAGTCGCGACCCACCGCCCGTACCCCACGCTCGAAGCACTCCTGGCGGCAGGGGACGAGGCGGCGTACGACTTGACGAGGGGGGATCTGGCGGAAGCGCTGGCGGCGGAGAAAATGCCGCAACTCCCGCCAGAGACATACGTAGCAGCCCACATGGCGCTGAGCGCGGCACACGCGGCATACGAGTCGAAGTTCGGCCACTCGTTCGTCATCGCGGCCGAAACCATCGATCACACCCTGGAAGCCATCCGGTCACGTTTGCTGAACGATCCGGAGGACGAACGGGTACTGGCGGCGGACGAACTCCGCAAGCTCGCAAAGCAACGGTTGTCCAGTGCCGTCAGGGGCGCGGGGAACTGCGCGACCAGCCACAACGGCGCCGCACCCGGCACATAA